One segment of Triticum aestivum cultivar Chinese Spring chromosome 2A, IWGSC CS RefSeq v2.1, whole genome shotgun sequence DNA contains the following:
- the LOC123185241 gene encoding uncharacterized protein → MVPGPASRAHIEGRRPCLRPRPASPSSVPFASSLNHASHRSRCWLLPSVAPSIRPSPCAAPRQHGGPSFGWEQPQLRRAPPPSSRASVAISPPPSVPDDSVPCLAAAAGHELSGYRRNTMVKTNSAKNARRILRAPPLVAVNVKTISVFAKNHHRQVQLHHVDTSPTTVAFGSLGSVKSLDDKCMTVTPGLRDRRCR, encoded by the exons ATGGTGCCCGGACCGGCCTCCCGCGCACACATAGAGGGACGGCGCCCTTGCCTTCGTCCCCGGCCGGCATCTCCTTCCTCCGTCCCGTTCGCCTCCTCCCTCAACCACGCCAGCCACCGGAGTCGTTGCTGGTTGCTGCCCTCCGTCGCGCCATCCATCCGTCCATCTCCCTGTGCCGCGCCTCGACAACACGGAGGCCCGAGCTTCGGCTGGGAGCAGCCGCAGCTACGTCGTGCCCCACCACCAAGCAGTCGTGCATCAGTGGCCATCTCTCCTCCACCATCAGTGCCCGACGACTCTGTTCCATGCCTTGCTGCTGCTGCAGGCCATGAGCTCTCCGGCTACCGCAGAAACACCATGGTCAAGACCAACTCCGCGAAGAACGCAAGACGCATCCTCCGTGCACCCCCGCTTGTGGCTGTTAACGTCAAGACCATCTCGGTTTTCGCCAAGAACCACCACCGGCAAGTACAACTACACCACGTTGATACAAGTCCCACTACCGTTGCCTTCGGAAgcctcggatccgtcaagtccctcgacgacaagtgcatgactgtgacgcccgg actacgagaccgacgctgccgctga